The sequence below is a genomic window from Alphaproteobacteria bacterium.
GCGCAGGCCAGTCGTGCGTCGTGTCGCGAAGGTTACGTCGCGGCCCGGAAAGGCGCTTTGCAGTGAGGATGAGACTACGTTGGCCAGAGTCGCCGGGGCGATGCCGAAGGGATTGCCGACAATAAAGGTGGGCACGGCGCGGCTGTCCGTGCCGCCGGCGATGAGATAGCTCGTCGCATTCGGGCGGAAGACCTTGTGGTTGTAGATGCGTTTGTCACCGAGCGCACAGGCGCTAGCCAGCAGCGCCGTCAGGGTCAGAACGATGATTGTGCGTGCGCTCAAATGTCCAGATCCCGATCGTCCACCAAGGCGGCGTGCTCTTGAATGAATTGCATGCGCTTTTCTGGATTTCGGCCCATCAGTTCGTCGACCCGGCGCGCCGTTGGTCGTTCCTCCTCTTCGTCGATGTTGATGCGCAGCAGGGTGCGGGTGGCCGGTGCCATGGTGGTGGTCTTGAGCTGTGCCGGCGGCATTTCGCCCAAGCCCTTGAAGCGACTGACCTCGACCTTTGAGTTCGCCTTGAACTCGCTGGCCAGCAGCCGCTCGCGATCGGCGTCGTCGTGGGCATAGACCGTCTGCGCGCCATGGGTGAGGCGGTAGAGCGGGGGCTGGGCAAGGAACAGATGGCCGCCGCGCACCAGATCCGGCATGAGGCGGAAAAAGAATGTCATCAGCAGCGAGGCAATATGGGCTCCATCGACATCGGCGTCGGTCATGATAATGACGCGCTCGTAGCGCAGGCGGTCCTCGCGATAGGAATCGCCGGTGCTACAGCCGAGTGCCTGGATCAGGTCGTTGAGTTCCTTGTTACTGCGCAGTTTATCGGCCGAGGCGGAGGCGACATTGAGGATCTTGCCGCGTAAGGCCAGGATTGCCTGGGTCTCGCGATTGCGCGCCTGCTTGGCCGAGCCGCCGGCGGAATCGCCCTCAACGAGGAAGACCTCGGTGCCCACCGCACCGCTGCGCGTACAGTCGGAGAGCTTGCCTGGGAGGCGCAGCTTGCGGGTGGCGGATTGCCGCGCGACCTCCTTGTCCTGGCGTCGCTTGAGGCGCTCGTCGACCCTGGCCAGCACATGGGTGAGCAGGGCGTTGGCGGCCTCTGGGTCGCTCGCCAGCCAATGCTCGAAATGGTCCTTGAGCGTGGTCTCCAAAAGCTTTGCCACTTCCGGCGATGCCAGCTTTTCCTTTGTCTGTCCCTGGAACTGAGGGGCAGCTATGAACAGCGACAAGAGCCCGCAAGCCTCGGCCATCACGTCGTCGGCGGTGATCTGTGCTGCGCGGCGGTTGCGCGCCAGCTCACCATAAGCGCGCATGCCTTTGCCCAAGGCGCTCCGCAGGCTCTGCTCGTGGCTGCCGCCCAACGGCGTCGGTACGGTGTTGCAGTAACTTGAGAGGAAGGCGCTACCGCCGTCGCTTGGCCAGGCGATGGCCCATTCGATGCGCCCCTTTCCGCCGGCGAGCTTGGCCTCACCGACGA
It includes:
- the parE gene encoding DNA topoisomerase IV subunit B, with the protein product MPDLFDAAGKTTGDYTASDIEVLEGLEPVRRRPSMFIGGTDEGAMHHLVAELLDNAMDEAVAGQASTIDLELAADGTVTVRDNGRGIPVDVHPKFKKKSALEVILTTLHSGGKFSGKSYETAGGLHGVGLSVVNALAETLTIEVARDRNLWRQSYCRGEPQGKLEKIGAIQNRRGTSISFRPDTTIFTEQARFRPANLYRMARSKAYLFRGVKMSWRCAPQLLGSGDDIPEKTVLHFPGGLADYLAGTLNGGATVTALPFVGEAKLAGGKGRIEWAIAWPSDGGSAFLSSYCNTVPTPLGGSHEQSLRSALGKGMRAYGELARNRRAAQITADDVMAEACGLLSLFIAAPQFQGQTKEKLASPEVAKLLETTLKDHFEHWLASDPEAANALLTHVLARVDERLKRRQDKEVARQSATRKLRLPGKLSDCTRSGAVGTEVFLVEGDSAGGSAKQARNRETQAILALRGKILNVASASADKLRSNKELNDLIQALGCSTGDSYREDRLRYERVIIMTDADVDGAHIASLLMTFFFRLMPDLVRGGHLFLAQPPLYRLTHGAQTVYAHDDADRERLLASEFKANSKVEVSRFKGLGEMPPAQLKTTTMAPATRTLLRINIDEEEERPTARRVDELMGRNPEKRMQFIQEHAALVDDRDLDI